One window of the Rhodothermales bacterium genome contains the following:
- a CDS encoding response regulator transcription factor has protein sequence MARVPEDPTLSVSLRKRIQRSADLMQSRDATPREYPEVGAMMETSRQIVIWMVEDDADYRATMSSVLQLSPETSLSRSFGSCEEAFAFVASKEFAEADEPVPDVMLLDVNLPGASGLESITQLKNELPGMAIVMLTIRNETETIFSAFRFGASGYLPKDSPIDEILDAVREASRGGTLMPALVAGEVLSLLREAPEKDYGLSDRETDVLREMTLGKSQQAIADALFVSRHTVNTHIQHIYEKLHVHSGIEAVAKALRERIV, from the coding sequence ATGGCTCGGGTACCGGAGGACCCTACACTCTCCGTGTCCCTTCGGAAGCGAATCCAGCGGTCTGCAGATCTCATGCAATCGCGGGATGCAACTCCGCGCGAATACCCCGAGGTTGGGGCCATGATGGAAACCTCCCGGCAAATAGTCATCTGGATGGTCGAAGACGACGCGGACTACCGCGCGACCATGTCCTCCGTCCTGCAGCTGTCCCCGGAGACATCGCTTTCCCGCTCGTTCGGGTCGTGCGAGGAGGCGTTTGCCTTTGTGGCCTCGAAGGAATTCGCGGAGGCCGATGAGCCTGTACCGGATGTCATGCTCCTGGATGTCAACCTCCCCGGCGCTAGCGGCCTCGAGAGCATCACGCAACTGAAGAACGAATTGCCGGGCATGGCCATCGTCATGCTCACCATCCGTAACGAAACGGAGACCATCTTCTCGGCCTTCCGGTTTGGCGCGTCGGGCTACCTGCCCAAGGACTCGCCCATCGACGAAATCCTGGACGCGGTGCGCGAGGCGAGCCGGGGAGGAACACTAATGCCCGCCCTGGTGGCCGGCGAAGTGCTCTCCTTGCTAAGGGAGGCACCGGAAAAGGACTACGGCCTGTCAGACCGCGAAACCGATGTATTGCGGGAGATGACGCTCGGGAAGAGCCAGCAGGCCATCGCCGATGCGCTCTTTGTGAGCCGGCACACCGTGAACACCCACATCCAGCATATCTACGAAAAGCTGCACGTGCACTCAGGGATCGAAGCCGTGGCGAAGGCGCTGCGGGAGCGCATTGTGTAG
- a CDS encoding YcaO-like family protein, translated as MSLQSALRTFGGGPRISASERIGSRIHILDLECVHGGKRHRAQGKGLTHAAALASAQGELLERLCARAPERPLECAPIEAAGPGAIDPRSTLLFSERQYRDRRPPREALAIGDVLVPDPITAQTKFAWTGASHYQIGQIRRVAAAATYFGFLAEGAAHCIADSNGMAVAETRSDAVRHGLLELVERDAVAIWWYNRLLRPPVPAAWTDSADCRALLEDLSDFGPELLDLTHDLAIPVVAATGFTPHGFLAMGFGAHPDPASAARSALLEFAQCVVNRGKSPPGQSPVRASAWSRRDDQPFLHAQPEAARADRGPVSDPAEHLARLGLDVIVVDFESPLEISCVKVVVPGLRPWFRRLAPGRLYDVPVSLGWLSRRLPEEALNPAAFDL; from the coding sequence ATGAGCCTGCAGTCGGCCCTCCGCACGTTCGGCGGAGGGCCGCGGATTTCCGCATCCGAACGCATCGGCTCCCGAATCCACATTCTGGACCTTGAATGCGTTCACGGCGGAAAGCGCCACCGCGCCCAGGGCAAGGGACTCACACATGCCGCGGCCCTCGCAAGCGCCCAGGGCGAGCTCCTGGAACGCCTCTGTGCCAGGGCGCCGGAGCGGCCGCTCGAATGCGCCCCGATCGAGGCCGCCGGTCCGGGCGCAATTGATCCCCGATCGACGCTTCTCTTCAGCGAGCGCCAGTACCGTGATCGCCGCCCCCCGCGAGAAGCGCTCGCCATCGGGGACGTGCTTGTTCCGGATCCGATCACCGCGCAGACCAAGTTCGCCTGGACGGGCGCATCGCACTACCAAATCGGGCAAATTCGCCGCGTGGCGGCGGCAGCGACCTACTTCGGCTTCCTGGCCGAGGGCGCCGCGCACTGCATCGCCGACTCGAATGGGATGGCGGTCGCCGAGACCCGATCGGACGCGGTGCGGCACGGGCTACTCGAACTCGTCGAGCGCGACGCCGTCGCCATATGGTGGTACAATCGCCTGCTGAGGCCGCCGGTACCCGCGGCCTGGACGGATTCCGCTGACTGCCGGGCGCTGCTCGAGGACCTGTCGGATTTCGGGCCTGAATTGCTGGACCTCACGCACGATCTGGCCATCCCTGTCGTCGCCGCCACCGGATTCACGCCACACGGTTTTCTGGCGATGGGCTTCGGCGCGCACCCGGACCCCGCCTCCGCCGCACGCTCGGCCTTGCTGGAATTCGCCCAGTGCGTCGTCAACCGCGGAAAATCGCCACCTGGCCAATCGCCGGTGAGAGCTTCTGCATGGAGCCGGCGGGACGATCAGCCCTTCCTGCATGCGCAGCCCGAGGCGGCCCGGGCTGACCGTGGACCCGTTTCGGACCCCGCCGAGCATTTGGCACGACTCGGCCTGGACGTTATCGTGGTGGACTTCGAAAGCCCCCTCGAAATATCGTGCGTGAAGGTCGTCGTCCCCGGTCTACGCCCCTGGTTCAGGAGACTCGCGCCGGGACGGCTGTACGATGTGCCCGTCTCGCTCGGCTGGCTGTCCCGCCGGCTGCCCGAAGAAGCGCTCAATCCGGCCGCATTCGACTTGTAG
- a CDS encoding ATP-binding protein has product MALLELVASVEVAAQAPSPEPDPPRFRSLTLDDGLPNYTVMSLLQDGPGYMWIGTQIGLSRFDGRHHRIYRASSAQADSLGDGFITSLARTTDDSAAVWVGTKLAGVHRFRPADDAFERIPGPDEAAARHVLSLLDVDGILLVGTDGAGLLTLFPGADSLRGPPSPLGRSVSGFSVVPQAPNLVLVLSELGLAALRLPDMVPVPVQVSGADLSRPVSMAWLSPERAVIATDSGLKEAEIRISGTELTLHIQPVAGISSQDVRSVLVRDSEVWVGMGDAGVDVLDAELTVTHRLSATGPESIADDAIQTLALDREGLVWIGTWANGLSIERPARRFAQVHHAADNPEGPPPSNVFGILEDRNRPGTMWVGFMYGGLAHWDPKRGVFEKRYADPDHPLNSVSALGYDHDGGLWALGRRNSVFRLRADGSILDRVALDLPPDSADGWVTFLHPRRAGGDLLIGTRGHGLVVFDPVRGVVRHRYGRRGALSAHRLDSDDIWQLVEEEDGTLWVATGLGLARIGPDGAVSAFHAHDPDDPESLSGPLVSSVVRDAHGMLWLGTPDAGLNRFDPTSGRVVRLSQEHGLPNSDVGGIVPDESGRLWLSSSRGLAVLDPSTLEIARFGPLDGVLEQTFQYRARTRLASGHIALGGPNGTLTVFDPAGIVVDSTPAMARVTDILVGGRRVPPGAWSTISLGHQEGDVLFRFSDLSFATPEKVRYRVRLSGGESGWTPADDAEVGFARLGPASYRFEVVATNRDGLWGAPGPAVELTVRPPFWQTWWFSGLMLALIAGMTAAAFQYRIRQIRRLEAERNRIANDLHDDLGSKLGSLALRLELLARRVPEQQESLTSLASFSRGAIQNLRDTIWLVATGHGAVRDLRERLEHAAGEILVDIPFAFEVSGGPMTQEMDPLRRRALLLAVREALHNVAKHSGADRVDVGMEVWPRRVQVTVRDNGRGIAAAAERAGRGIAPAVRRTGRGMHTMVDRVEAAGGETEVSTEAGVGTVVRISMPI; this is encoded by the coding sequence TTGGCCCTCTTGGAGCTGGTCGCCTCGGTGGAGGTCGCGGCGCAGGCGCCATCGCCCGAACCTGACCCGCCGCGATTTCGATCGCTCACCCTGGATGACGGCTTGCCGAACTACACGGTCATGAGCCTGCTGCAGGACGGCCCGGGCTACATGTGGATCGGCACGCAGATCGGTCTTTCACGGTTTGACGGGCGTCATCATCGCATTTACCGGGCGTCTTCGGCGCAGGCGGATTCGCTGGGAGACGGGTTTATCACATCGTTGGCACGAACGACCGACGATTCCGCGGCCGTCTGGGTCGGTACGAAGCTGGCCGGTGTGCATCGATTTCGCCCTGCTGACGACGCGTTTGAGCGCATTCCGGGGCCCGATGAGGCAGCCGCCCGTCACGTGTTGAGTCTTCTGGATGTCGACGGCATTTTGCTGGTAGGCACAGACGGGGCGGGCCTCCTGACCCTGTTCCCGGGGGCCGATTCCCTGCGCGGCCCGCCCTCCCCGCTGGGTCGGAGCGTTTCCGGTTTTTCGGTCGTTCCGCAGGCGCCAAATCTGGTCCTCGTACTGTCTGAGCTCGGCCTCGCAGCACTCCGCCTGCCCGACATGGTCCCGGTGCCGGTACAAGTCTCGGGGGCAGATCTGTCGCGGCCCGTTTCCATGGCCTGGCTGTCTCCGGAGCGCGCCGTTATCGCCACAGACTCCGGCCTGAAAGAAGCGGAAATCCGCATCTCAGGCACCGAATTGACCCTGCATATTCAACCGGTCGCGGGCATTTCGAGCCAGGATGTGCGCAGTGTGCTGGTTCGAGACTCTGAAGTGTGGGTGGGCATGGGCGACGCCGGGGTGGATGTACTGGACGCGGAGCTGACGGTCACGCATCGCCTGTCGGCCACCGGTCCGGAGAGCATCGCCGATGATGCGATTCAGACGCTTGCGCTCGACCGCGAGGGCTTGGTCTGGATTGGAACCTGGGCCAACGGATTGTCCATCGAACGACCCGCCCGTCGATTCGCCCAAGTCCACCACGCCGCCGATAACCCGGAGGGACCACCTCCGAGCAACGTATTCGGCATTCTGGAGGACAGGAATCGGCCGGGCACGATGTGGGTCGGATTCATGTATGGCGGTCTGGCGCACTGGGACCCGAAGCGCGGTGTGTTTGAGAAACGGTATGCAGACCCGGACCACCCGCTCAATTCGGTGTCTGCCCTCGGCTATGACCACGACGGCGGGCTATGGGCCCTCGGGCGCAGGAACTCTGTCTTCAGGCTGCGTGCTGACGGCAGCATCCTGGACCGCGTGGCGCTCGATTTGCCCCCCGACAGCGCCGACGGCTGGGTCACGTTCCTGCACCCGCGACGAGCTGGCGGAGACCTCCTCATCGGCACGCGCGGGCATGGGCTCGTAGTGTTTGATCCCGTGCGCGGCGTTGTTCGGCATCGCTACGGCCGGCGGGGAGCGCTCAGTGCCCATCGCTTGGATTCGGACGACATCTGGCAGCTTGTCGAGGAGGAGGACGGCACGTTGTGGGTGGCCACGGGGCTGGGCCTGGCGCGGATCGGGCCGGATGGCGCGGTCTCTGCATTCCATGCACACGACCCCGATGATCCGGAGTCCTTGAGTGGGCCCCTGGTCAGTTCCGTGGTGAGGGACGCGCACGGCATGCTCTGGTTGGGCACGCCGGACGCCGGTCTGAATCGATTTGACCCGACCTCCGGCAGGGTGGTGCGGCTGTCGCAAGAGCACGGATTACCCAACTCGGACGTCGGCGGAATCGTGCCTGACGAGTCCGGTCGACTCTGGCTGTCCTCCAGTCGTGGACTCGCCGTCCTGGACCCCTCGACGCTGGAAATCGCACGATTTGGCCCGCTGGATGGCGTGTTGGAGCAGACGTTTCAGTATCGCGCGCGCACGCGCCTCGCCTCCGGGCACATCGCTCTCGGCGGGCCAAACGGAACACTGACCGTGTTCGATCCAGCCGGCATTGTGGTCGATTCGACCCCGGCCATGGCGCGTGTGACCGACATTCTGGTTGGAGGCCGCAGGGTGCCGCCAGGCGCGTGGAGTACGATCTCCCTCGGCCACCAGGAGGGCGATGTGCTTTTTCGCTTTTCGGACCTGTCCTTCGCCACGCCCGAGAAGGTGCGGTACCGGGTCAGACTGTCGGGCGGCGAATCCGGCTGGACACCGGCGGACGATGCGGAAGTCGGATTTGCCCGGCTGGGTCCCGCTTCCTACCGGTTTGAGGTAGTGGCCACCAATCGGGATGGCCTGTGGGGCGCTCCCGGGCCTGCCGTCGAACTGACCGTGCGCCCCCCGTTCTGGCAAACATGGTGGTTCAGTGGGTTGATGCTGGCGCTGATCGCAGGAATGACGGCGGCCGCGTTCCAGTACCGCATCCGCCAGATCAGGCGCCTGGAGGCGGAGCGCAACCGCATCGCCAACGACCTGCATGACGATCTCGGCAGCAAGCTGGGTTCACTTGCTTTGCGGCTGGAGCTGCTGGCGCGGCGGGTCCCCGAGCAGCAAGAATCACTGACCAGCCTGGCGAGTTTTTCTAGGGGCGCGATTCAGAACCTGCGCGATACCATCTGGCTGGTTGCCACCGGACACGGCGCGGTGCGGGACCTGCGCGAGCGCCTGGAGCATGCCGCAGGGGAGATCCTGGTCGATATCCCATTCGCGTTTGAGGTGTCGGGCGGTCCGATGACCCAGGAGATGGATCCGTTGCGGCGGCGCGCCCTGTTGCTGGCGGTTCGGGAGGCGCTTCACAACGTCGCCAAACACTCAGGGGCGGATCGCGTGGATGTGGGCATGGAGGTGTGGCCCCGGCGCGTTCAGGTTACGGTCCGGGACAATGGGCGCGGGATTGCGGCGGCGGCGGAGCGGGCTGGCCGAGGGATTGCGCCTGCGGTCAGGCGGACCGGGCGGGGGATGCACACCATGGTTGACCGCGTGGAGGCGGCCGGCGGTGAGACGGAGGTGTCTACTGAGGCGGGCGTGGGCACGGTGGTGCGGATTTCGATGCCCATTTAG
- a CDS encoding DUF4071 domain-containing protein — MATCFVVMGYRTKSDPDTGKEYDLDKSYRQLIKPAAEAAGFSVVRSDEVIRPGRIERQMYYWLFHADLVIADLTTLNANAMYELGVRMAFRPKATIVIAADDTKIPFNLSQERFFTYSHHGKALDADEVDRFRPLLADVCREARRANEPDSLIYTLLGEELIPPSWQGGPPPGGPHDTIPARESLAGIMARTDELKAQGDWTSVVELLREQPDNDPWISQQLALALYKRNERDGQPAPVADLLEARTVLSDRLDPAGSTDPETLGIWGAIHKRLAEHPDRSHDERMQDLEHAITSYRRGFVLRDDHYNGVNYAYLLRLRAKEFSPDPREAEVDQFRAVEAWSRVRDLTKDVLDADPADGSPELFWRGASLLESLHGLQDPSEGLIRQKLEALPHQDWMMDSARGQLEKLDVLLGRGGTESPMMM, encoded by the coding sequence ATGGCGACCTGCTTCGTGGTTATGGGCTACCGGACCAAGTCCGATCCGGATACCGGAAAGGAGTATGATCTGGACAAGTCGTACCGCCAGCTCATCAAGCCGGCGGCCGAGGCGGCGGGCTTTTCCGTGGTGCGGTCCGATGAGGTCATTCGCCCCGGTCGAATCGAGCGACAGATGTACTACTGGCTCTTCCATGCCGACCTCGTTATCGCAGACCTGACCACGCTTAACGCGAATGCCATGTACGAACTGGGTGTTCGCATGGCATTCCGGCCGAAGGCGACGATCGTTATTGCGGCTGACGACACCAAGATCCCCTTCAACCTGAGCCAGGAGCGGTTCTTCACCTACTCCCATCACGGGAAGGCACTGGACGCCGACGAGGTGGACCGATTCCGGCCCCTGTTGGCGGATGTTTGCCGCGAAGCACGCCGGGCGAACGAGCCGGACAGTTTGATTTACACGCTGCTTGGAGAGGAGCTCATTCCGCCGTCGTGGCAAGGCGGCCCTCCTCCCGGTGGGCCTCATGACACAATTCCCGCCCGGGAATCACTGGCCGGAATCATGGCGCGGACCGATGAGCTCAAGGCCCAGGGGGACTGGACCAGCGTGGTCGAGCTGCTGCGTGAACAGCCGGACAACGACCCGTGGATTTCGCAACAGTTGGCGCTGGCGCTCTACAAGCGGAACGAACGCGACGGGCAGCCGGCTCCTGTCGCCGATCTGTTGGAGGCCAGGACGGTACTCAGCGACCGGCTGGACCCTGCAGGGAGCACCGATCCGGAGACCCTGGGGATCTGGGGCGCCATTCACAAGCGTCTCGCAGAACACCCGGACCGGTCCCATGACGAGCGTATGCAGGATCTTGAGCACGCTATCACCTCCTACCGACGCGGCTTCGTGCTTCGCGACGACCACTACAACGGTGTCAACTACGCCTATCTCCTCCGCCTGAGGGCAAAGGAATTCTCGCCTGACCCGAGAGAAGCCGAAGTCGATCAGTTTCGGGCTGTGGAGGCCTGGTCGAGGGTGCGGGACCTTACAAAGGATGTTCTGGACGCCGATCCAGCGGACGGAAGTCCCGAGCTCTTTTGGCGCGGTGCTTCGCTGCTGGAGAGTCTACACGGACTGCAGGACCCGAGCGAGGGTCTCATCCGCCAGAAACTCGAGGCCCTTCCACACCAGGACTGGATGATGGACTCTGCGAGGGGGCAGTTGGAAAAGCTGGACGTGTTGCTTGGGAGGGGAGGGACGGAGTCGCCGATGATGATGTGA
- a CDS encoding patatin-like phospholipase family protein, whose amino-acid sequence MALLDRLDSEAPKRILSLDGGGIRGILTLGFLERVEQILKERADRNDFVLADYFDLIGGTSTGSILAAGLSTGMHVKDLIALYEDLGSKVFRGSALRGGLLFEKFPSGPLRRELTRQFGTMQLSDPEIRTGLLVMTKRLDSGSAWPIHNHPRGRFYSGAPVAGTVPFPNKDFSLAQVVRASTAAPSFFEPEDIIVGDHQGRAFSGSFVDGGVSPHNNPALQLLMLATMSGHGFGWTMGPEDLFMLSLGTGSKVPGASAKGVSASVAIKALKSLMDDCAELVETIMQWVSESPTARPIDLAVGDLAGELLGGRELLTYVRYNVFFDVEWMQTQLGVMNVTATQLSELSKMDEPDHVHQLLHLGRIAAHKLVDPAHLP is encoded by the coding sequence ATGGCGCTTCTGGACAGACTGGACTCCGAGGCCCCCAAACGAATTCTGTCCCTGGACGGCGGAGGCATACGGGGCATTCTGACTCTGGGCTTCCTGGAGCGTGTGGAACAGATTCTGAAGGAGCGAGCCGACCGGAATGACTTTGTACTGGCCGACTACTTCGACTTGATCGGCGGCACCTCGACCGGGTCCATTCTTGCCGCCGGACTGTCCACCGGGATGCACGTAAAGGACCTCATCGCCCTGTATGAGGACCTCGGCAGCAAGGTCTTCCGGGGCTCTGCACTCAGAGGCGGACTCCTGTTCGAGAAGTTTCCTTCCGGCCCCTTGCGCCGGGAGCTCACCAGGCAGTTCGGCACCATGCAACTGAGCGATCCCGAGATTCGCACGGGCTTGCTCGTGATGACCAAACGGTTGGACTCCGGCAGCGCCTGGCCGATCCACAATCATCCGCGGGGACGCTTCTACAGTGGAGCTCCCGTAGCGGGCACGGTACCGTTTCCCAACAAGGACTTTTCCCTGGCTCAAGTGGTTCGGGCCTCAACTGCGGCTCCTTCTTTCTTCGAGCCGGAAGACATCATTGTCGGCGATCACCAGGGCCGGGCCTTTTCGGGCAGCTTCGTCGATGGCGGCGTGAGCCCACACAACAATCCTGCGCTTCAGCTGCTCATGTTGGCAACCATGAGCGGACATGGATTCGGATGGACGATGGGACCTGAGGACCTGTTTATGCTCTCCCTCGGCACGGGCTCGAAGGTGCCTGGTGCTTCCGCCAAAGGCGTTTCGGCGTCGGTGGCCATCAAAGCGCTCAAATCCCTCATGGATGACTGCGCGGAACTGGTGGAAACCATCATGCAGTGGGTGTCCGAGTCGCCCACCGCCCGCCCCATTGACCTGGCCGTCGGGGACCTGGCCGGCGAATTGCTCGGAGGGCGTGAGCTGCTGACGTACGTGCGCTACAACGTCTTCTTTGACGTCGAGTGGATGCAGACACAGCTGGGCGTGATGAACGTGACCGCCACCCAGCTCTCGGAGCTGAGCAAGATGGACGAGCCCGACCACGTACACCAGTTGCTCCATCTCGGCCGGATTGCCGCGCACAAGCTGGTAGATCCAGCCCACCTGCCCTGA
- a CDS encoding toll/interleukin-1 receptor domain-containing protein: protein MYREIFVSYSRKNKGLMNDVVRHLSGGTHGMVWSDEDIAVGQEWDVEIGEALADCRMAVLLVSGYWLSSEYILKREVPLIRELRGDGGLVYPVRGGSADWARLPWLAALQWFPREGPVLLELKGHARDRVLAEMAADVRVQLANTPARATRRWRESAIRPVPMWSCLLLVLLVLLKNVLAGADPTTSEVVLCLSLATAGSLYYVFDRFTTIFNAARLR from the coding sequence ATGTACCGCGAGATCTTCGTCAGCTACAGCAGGAAGAACAAGGGCCTCATGAACGATGTGGTCCGGCATCTGTCCGGAGGCACGCACGGCATGGTCTGGTCCGACGAGGATATCGCCGTGGGGCAGGAATGGGACGTTGAAATCGGTGAGGCACTGGCCGACTGCCGCATGGCGGTCCTGCTCGTATCCGGGTACTGGCTGTCTTCCGAATACATCCTGAAGAGGGAGGTGCCCTTGATCCGGGAGTTGCGGGGAGATGGCGGACTGGTTTACCCCGTGCGCGGCGGGTCTGCCGACTGGGCGCGACTTCCCTGGCTTGCGGCCCTGCAATGGTTTCCGCGCGAAGGCCCGGTGCTGTTGGAGCTCAAAGGTCATGCTCGGGATCGCGTGCTCGCGGAGATGGCGGCCGATGTGAGGGTGCAGCTGGCCAACACGCCCGCCAGGGCGACCCGTCGCTGGAGAGAAAGCGCGATCCGGCCAGTGCCGATGTGGTCCTGCCTCCTGCTGGTACTTCTTGTACTGCTCAAGAACGTGCTGGCCGGCGCAGATCCGACTACCAGCGAGGTCGTGCTGTGTCTTTCGCTGGCGACTGCCGGCTCGCTGTACTACGTCTTTGATCGATTCACCACCATTTTCAATGCCGCGCGACTCCGATAA
- a CDS encoding type II toxin-antitoxin system HipA family toxin has translation MSWSAVADPSAVAEVWLWGQFVGAVAEMEDGRIFFEYSQDHIARGIEISPLNVPARPGVFAFPELARRPGFNGLPGVLADALPDSFGKTVIRTYFTSRGEMQKALSPVQHLLYVGPRAIGALEFRPAADLETRPQDEQALEIAALVRDARRIVEGKADIAVPEIYRIGSSAGGMRPKAVVLHNNGVIRSAFADPRPGDQPAILKFDGVDPNASPGQMGKPQPFNRVEAAYARIARNAGLGVVDVRILESDDGHAHLLIPRFDLGEDGTSLHQHTLGGLLHVDYNDPAASSYEEYLRSALALGMSGGALQEAFRRMAFNVLAVNQDDHVKNLSFHLGQNGVWRLSPAYDLTFARGQGWTRWHQMRVNGKTSGIVLADLLEVAQTFAVKRPRQIVERVADALSRWESAAAECAVPGDATAAISAALKERREEVFG, from the coding sequence TTGAGCTGGTCGGCCGTGGCTGACCCGAGCGCAGTCGCGGAGGTTTGGCTCTGGGGCCAGTTTGTCGGAGCCGTCGCCGAAATGGAGGACGGGCGCATCTTCTTTGAGTACAGCCAGGACCACATCGCCCGGGGTATCGAGATTTCGCCTCTCAACGTGCCGGCCAGACCAGGCGTATTCGCGTTTCCCGAACTGGCGCGCCGGCCGGGGTTCAACGGCCTTCCGGGTGTGCTGGCAGACGCCCTGCCCGACAGCTTCGGCAAAACAGTCATCCGCACGTACTTCACGTCGCGGGGCGAAATGCAAAAGGCGCTGAGTCCCGTGCAGCACCTGCTCTACGTGGGACCCCGGGCCATCGGCGCGCTGGAATTCCGGCCCGCGGCGGATCTCGAGACGCGGCCGCAAGACGAGCAGGCTCTGGAAATCGCAGCGTTGGTCCGCGACGCAAGACGCATTGTCGAGGGTAAAGCGGATATCGCCGTTCCCGAGATCTACCGAATCGGCAGTTCCGCCGGAGGGATGCGCCCCAAAGCGGTAGTGCTGCACAACAACGGCGTGATCCGGTCGGCCTTCGCTGATCCGCGGCCCGGGGATCAGCCGGCCATCCTGAAGTTCGATGGGGTCGATCCCAACGCAAGCCCCGGGCAGATGGGAAAACCGCAGCCGTTCAACCGGGTGGAGGCGGCCTATGCGCGCATCGCCCGGAATGCCGGACTAGGTGTCGTGGACGTGCGCATCCTGGAGAGCGATGATGGCCACGCACATCTGCTGATTCCGCGGTTCGACCTTGGGGAGGACGGCACTTCGCTGCACCAGCACACCCTGGGCGGATTGCTGCACGTGGACTACAACGATCCTGCTGCGAGCAGCTATGAAGAGTACCTGCGATCAGCCCTGGCGCTCGGCATGTCCGGCGGCGCGCTGCAGGAGGCATTTCGTCGCATGGCGTTCAACGTACTCGCGGTCAATCAGGACGATCACGTAAAGAATCTGTCGTTCCACCTGGGGCAGAACGGCGTCTGGCGACTAAGCCCAGCGTACGATTTGACGTTTGCGCGCGGGCAGGGGTGGACGCGGTGGCACCAGATGCGCGTGAACGGCAAAACGAGCGGTATCGTGCTCGCGGACCTGCTGGAAGTGGCACAGACCTTTGCGGTAAAACGACCCAGGCAGATCGTAGAGCGGGTAGCGGATGCGCTTTCGCGGTGGGAGTCAGCGGCGGCAGAGTGCGCAGTTCCGGGCGATGCGACGGCGGCGATTTCGGCGGCGCTGAAGGAGCGGCGGGAAGAGGTGTTCGGGTGA
- a CDS encoding helix-turn-helix transcriptional regulator, whose translation MTDKTTYFTSDAELLTLLGKRLRGLRKDQGLTLEEAADRASLNKSTVVGAEKGRNPTLLTLLRLLRVYGRIGAVADFIPEPEVSPLELVGRG comes from the coding sequence ATGACGGATAAAACCACATACTTCACATCAGACGCCGAGCTGCTCACTCTCCTCGGGAAGCGGCTCCGCGGGTTGCGCAAGGACCAGGGCCTCACGCTGGAGGAGGCCGCCGACCGCGCATCGCTCAACAAATCCACGGTGGTGGGCGCCGAAAAGGGCCGGAATCCTACACTGCTGACGCTTCTGCGATTGCTGCGGGTGTACGGGCGCATCGGCGCGGTCGCCGACTTCATCCCCGAGCCGGAAGTCAGCCCCCTTGAGCTGGTCGGCCGTGGCTGA